The sequence ACGACCTCGCTCGCCGACGTCACGCTGGCCGACCGGGTGACCGGGATCGTCACCGACTGCGGCGTCGATCCCAAGCACATGGTGCTGGAGGTCACCGAGACCGCGGCGATGACCGCGCTGGCCCCCGCCCTGGAAAACCTCACCCGCCTGCGCATGAAGGGCTTTGGCCTCTCCATCGACGATTACGGCACCGGCTTTGCCAGTCTCGCGCAACTGGCGCGCGTGCCCTTCACCGAGCTGAAGATCGACCAGGGCTTTGTCACCGGCTGCAGCGACAATCCGAACGCGCAGGTGATCATCGAGGCGAGCATCGGCCTGGCCCATGGGCTGAAGCTCAAGACGGTGGCCGAAGGCATCGAGACCCAGGCCGACTGGGAGGCGTTGAAGGGAATGGGCTGCGATCTCGCCCAGGGCTATTTCATTGCGCAACCGATGGACGAGGCCGGATTCCTTCAGTTCTGTCAATCCCGGGCCCAGCCTGCGCCGGCTGCCTGAGGGACGGCGGCTCGACAGTCACAAAGCACCCAAGCACCTTTGCCCAGCCCGAACCGCCCGCCGCCCCGGCTCAAATGCGGCCCGGCGCCCCCACCGTTCGATGATCCCGCGCCGGGCCGTGCGCTTCAGTCACGCAGCCGGCTGAAGACGAAGTCGTGGTCTTTCTGCTGGGCGTGGCAGTCGAAACAGGCGCTCTTGGCGTTCGCCCCCACCGCCCGCTTGCCCGGCTCACCCCCGGCGAAACCCTCGAAGCCCCAGCCACCGGTGGCAGCATAACGCTTGGCGTCCTTGTGCATGACCCCCAGCACCTTGCGGCTGCCTTCGGTCACGGCATTGTCCTTGCGCTGGGCTTCCAGGAGATCGAAGACGATGACCGAGCCATCGGGGAAGCGGCCCGCCTTGTACCCCTGCATGGCCTTGGCATTGGCATAGAGATGGTGGATGCCGCCGAAGGACCCATACAGGGGATGCCCCTCCTCGATCACCATGCTCTTGACGTGGTGCCAGTCACGATAGCCCGTGGGATAGGGCACGTCCGCCGCCATCGCCGGCGCGGCGAGCCCCGCCAGGAGCAGAAAAAGCAGAGATGGCTTGTTCATGATGACCTCCTTGACGTTGGTTGATGATGCATCGACTCGATGCACGATTAAGCGTAGACTCGATACATCAGGCTTGTCAAGCCGTGCTTCGAGGCGATACATTAGCCCCATGAGCCAGGTTCCCCTTCTCCTCGAACGGCTGGGCGCGCTGCTCGCGCAGTCGGTGCGCGAAGAGGCCGCGCGCCACGGTCTCCTGCCCATTCATCTGCAGGTGCTGCACTACCTGTCGCGCGCCAATCGCTACAGCGATATGCCCATCGCCATCGCCGAATATTTCGGCATCACCCGCGGCACGGTCTCGCAAACCCTCGCCGTGCTGGAACGCAAGGGCCTGCTCGCCAAAAAAGCCGACCCGCAGCACGGCAGGCGGGTGCATTTGCGCCTGACGGCGGCGGGCAGGGCCGCGCTCAAAGGGAGCTGGCCCGAGCGCATCGAACAGGCCCTCACGCATCTATCCGGGGAGGCCACCCACCTGGAAGCCACCCTGCGCGCGCTGCTCACGACCCTACAGACCCTCAACGGCCAGCGCGCCTTCGGCCTGTGCCGGGAATGTGCCCACTTCCTCCGGGAAAAGGATGGCGCCCGCTGCGGCCTGACCGGCGAACCCCTGGCGGCGGAGCAGACGGTGCGCATCTGCCGTGACTGGACCGCCCCGGCGGAAGGCCGCCTTTGAGAAAGCGGCTAGGCTGGCTACCGCGAGCCGGAAATTCCGGCTAATCTTTCCCGTCCGGACCGGAATTCCGTCTATGCGTGTGTTGGGCCTGCTCATTCTTTTGGCTGTCGCGCCCGTGTGGGCGGCCCAGCTCACCGCCGGGCCCATGCTGGGCCCGGTGACAAGCCGCACGGCGGTCATCTGGATACAGGGGGACGCCGCCGCGGAAGCGGACGTGGAATACTGGCCCGCCACCCGGCCGCAGGAGCGGCAGCGCAGCGCCCGGGTGCGCCTCGAGGCGGCGGAGGATTTCACCGCCCGCCTGACATTGGTGGGACTGGACGCCGACACCCGTTACCACTACCAGGTCTTCCTCGATGGTGAACCGGCGCGGTCGGGGGCGGTGCTCACCTTCCGCACCCTGCCCCTGCCCCGGCGGGGTCCGGCTCCCGAAATCAGCGTCTATCTGGGTTCCTGCGCCTATGTGAACGATCCGGCGGTGGACCGACCGGGCCCACCCTATGGCGGGGACTATGCCATCTTCGAGACCCTCGCCCGGCAGGCCGAGAACAATCCCCGCCACGGCCTCATGCTCTGGCTGGGGGACAACGTCTATCTGCGGGAGGCCGACTACGCCACCCCCTGGGGCATGAACGCCCGCTACCGCCACACCCGCAGCCTGCGCGAGCTGCAACCTCTGCTTTCCACGCTGCCCCATTACGCCATCTGGGATGACCACGATTACGGTCCCAACGATGCCAACCGCAGTTTCGTCTTCAAGGAGGAAAGCCTGCGTCTGTTCCGCCGCTACTGGGCCAATCCCAGTCACGGTCTGCCCGGGCTGCCCGGGATTTTCACCACTTTTTCCGTGATTGATGCGGATTTCTTCCTCCTCGACGACCGTTTCCACCGCGCAGCGGACAGGACGGAGGTGAGCCGGGAGGAACTGGATCTGATGAAGGAGGCACGGGAGTGGGTGTTGAGCCAGAATGCCCTGTTGCGGCTCATTGGACGGCGCTATTTCGGCTCGACGCCGGCGGTGGAGACCCACAAGGTGCTGTTCGGCTTCGAGCAGCTCGACTGGCTCAAACAGGCCCTCATCCAGTCACGCGCCACCTTCAAGTTCATTGTCAGCGGCAGCCAGCTCCTGAATGACAACCATCCCTTCGAAGGCTGGCACAACTTCCCCCAGGAGCGGGAGGGCTTCCTCGCCTGGCTCAAGCGGCAGAACATTCCCGGCGTGGTCTTCCTTTCCGGCGACCGCCACCACACCGAACTTCTGCGGCGCACCAGCAAGGATTTCTATCCCCTGTACGAGCTGACCTGCTCGCCGCTGACCGCCGGGCCGCGCACGCCGCGGGAGAAGGAAGCCGACAATCCCCTGCGCCTTGCCGGTACCCTGGTCACCCAGCGCAATTTCTGCCGCATCGACATCGTCGGCGGTGGGGAGGATCGCCGGCTGGTGCTGCAAAGCTACGACAGCCAGGGCAGACTCCTGTGGGAGCGCACCATCGCCGCCGATGAACTGCGCTGGTCGCCGCCGCAGCCCTGATCGCCGGGGCCTGCCAGGCTCAGGTGCCGCAGAAGGTGCGAAAACCCGCCATGAACTCGGCGGGCGCCGGCTCGGC comes from Burkholderiales bacterium and encodes:
- a CDS encoding alkaline phosphatase D family protein; translated protein: MRVLGLLILLAVAPVWAAQLTAGPMLGPVTSRTAVIWIQGDAAAEADVEYWPATRPQERQRSARVRLEAAEDFTARLTLVGLDADTRYHYQVFLDGEPARSGAVLTFRTLPLPRRGPAPEISVYLGSCAYVNDPAVDRPGPPYGGDYAIFETLARQAENNPRHGLMLWLGDNVYLREADYATPWGMNARYRHTRSLRELQPLLSTLPHYAIWDDHDYGPNDANRSFVFKEESLRLFRRYWANPSHGLPGLPGIFTTFSVIDADFFLLDDRFHRAADRTEVSREELDLMKEAREWVLSQNALLRLIGRRYFGSTPAVETHKVLFGFEQLDWLKQALIQSRATFKFIVSGSQLLNDNHPFEGWHNFPQEREGFLAWLKRQNIPGVVFLSGDRHHTELLRRTSKDFYPLYELTCSPLTAGPRTPREKEADNPLRLAGTLVTQRNFCRIDIVGGGEDRRLVLQSYDSQGRLLWERTIAADELRWSPPQP
- a CDS encoding cytochrome P460 family protein, giving the protein MNKPSLLFLLLAGLAAPAMAADVPYPTGYRDWHHVKSMVIEEGHPLYGSFGGIHHLYANAKAMQGYKAGRFPDGSVIVFDLLEAQRKDNAVTEGSRKVLGVMHKDAKRYAATGGWGFEGFAGGEPGKRAVGANAKSACFDCHAQQKDHDFVFSRLRD
- a CDS encoding MarR family winged helix-turn-helix transcriptional regulator, producing MSQVPLLLERLGALLAQSVREEAARHGLLPIHLQVLHYLSRANRYSDMPIAIAEYFGITRGTVSQTLAVLERKGLLAKKADPQHGRRVHLRLTAAGRAALKGSWPERIEQALTHLSGEATHLEATLRALLTTLQTLNGQRAFGLCRECAHFLREKDGARCGLTGEPLAAEQTVRICRDWTAPAEGRL